ACAAATCCTGGTATTTCTGCGATACAAGGTGGACAGTCTTTTCCAAAAAATGCCAAAAGAACAACCTTACCTTTTAATCCGGGAAAGTACACACCGCCACTCATCGTTTGAAGTTCGACATTTTTTTCATTTGAATCTTTAAAATTGTATGTTTTTAAAATATCTCTAGCCTGCAAACTAATACTTAAAAATGTGATTATTATGAGAATTGTTATTTTTTTCATATTTTTCCTTTTATTTTAAACAAGTCTTGAATTTTATAGAGGTTTTTACACCTCTATAAATCATACATTTAGAACCAAAATTTAACACCTGCGACAAAATATGTCTCATCTGTCGGGTTGAAAATATTTGTATTCCCATAGTTTTTAGTCCATTGAACTCCAATATATGGTGCAAACTCTCTTGTAATCTCATAACTTAATTTTAAACTTGCAGTTATGTTCGATAAGCCTTTTCCTAGCTCCATACTTGGTATATCTTTTGAATAGAGTGCCGTAGAGATTTTTGGAGTGAGTGAAAGTTTTTGCGTTATCAATGCTTTATATTCTGCTTCAAGCCTTAATCCTAATGTGCCACTGCCTGCCAAAATTGTTGCACGCGTTTCGATGAAGTAGGGCAACATGCCTTGAAAACCTACGACTCCCCATGTTTGGTGCGCTCCCTTGTCTATATCATATTCGACTCCTAGTTGAGCATCCCAATAAGGAGAAATAGCATGGCTAAATACAAGCTGATTTTCGCTACTACTGGAGCTATGTTTTGGTTTTTCACCCTCACTATATAGATATACTTTATTCAACTCAGTCCCAACCCAAAAATTTCCACTCCAACTGATAGATTTATCTTTATTGTTTTGTGTTTCTAGCGAATCTATTGTCAATTTTTCATAGAGTGGGCTTTGCGCGGATGCTGCAAAACTAGATATCGTAATACTTGATAACAACAATGTTGCACTTAATATTTTTTTCATGTTTATTTCCTTCATTATGCTACCACCACTTTTCTGAACATTCCTGCCATGTGGTACAATAGATGACAATGATACGCCCAAGAACCCATAGCATCAACAGTGACTTGTACGCTTATCTTTGAGCCAGGTTGAACGATAACCGTGTGTTTCCTAACAAACTGATTCGCTCCACTTTCCACATCTTGCCACATACCGTGCAAGTGCATAGGATGATTCATCATGGTATCGTTGATATATGTGATCCTGAGTCTCTCGCCATAGTGAAATTTCAATGGCTTAGCATCTGGATATGCAATGCCGTTTATAGACCACATGTAGCGCTCCATATTACCGGTTAGATGCAATATAATCTCTCGATCGGGCTGTTTATCATGCATCGTAGATCTTAGAGATTTGAGATTGGAGTACCTTAAGACCTCTCTTCCATTATTTCTGAGTCCAACACCCGGATCATCAAGTCGATATTGAGGGTTCGCAGCTTTCATCGTGCTTTGTGGACCATCTGCGTGTTCTAGCGGAGTGATAGGTATTGTTTTATCCATTGAAGAAGACGACATGTTGGTCATAAAAGATTTTTTGTTCATATCCATATTCATAGACTTCTTCTTGTTCTCTGTAGGCATATTATCCATTTTCATGTTAGCCATAGGAGTTTTTTTGTTCATATCCATAGGCTTTTTGTCATTTTTCACGGCCATATTGTCCATCTTCATGCCACCCATGTTCATCTTGCTCATGTCCATCCCCATATCCGTCATACTGAGTATCGGCAAAGGATCCATTTTTGGAATAGATGCTGCTATATTCTCATCATAGGTTAAAGAACCAATGGCATAACCTGTTCTATCAAGACTTTGTGCAAAGATAGCGTATGCTTTGTTTTCCAAAGGTTCCACTATTACATCGTAAGTTTCAGCTACTCCGATTCTAAACTCTTCTATATCAACAGGGTGTATGTTGTTCCCATCGGCGGCAACAACTCTCATCTTTAAGCCAGGAATCCTTACATCAAAAAAAGTCATAGCAGAACTGTTGATAAATCGAAGACGGACTTTTTGTCCTCTTTTAAATAGAGCTTTCCAATTTGTTGCAGGGTTATCACCGTTCATAAGATAAGTATAAGTATATCCTGTCACATCAGAAAGATCTCTATCTCCCATATCCATCTCATTCCACATCTTTCTTTTGTTAAAAGCATTTATGAAACCATCTTTTTTTATTTCATCTATAAAATCTCCAATAGTTCTTTGTTTGATGTTATAATAGTTTCCTGCGACTTTTAGTTTTCTATAGATGCTTTTAGGGTTTTCATCACTCCAATCAGAAAGTGCCACAACATAATCAACATCATAGTCATATGGATCTTTCACCTTTGGCTCGATAATGATTGAACCATGAACTCCTGTTTGTTCTTGAAAGCCTGAATGACTGTGATACCAGTAAGTTCCGCTTTGTTTAACCGTGAATTTATAAGTAAAAGTTTCTCCTGGCTTGATACCCTCAAAACTTATACCCGGAACTCCATCCATATCGGTAGGGATAATGATTCCATGCCAGTGGATAGAAGAATCCTCTCTGAGATTATTTGTCACATTAATCGTGATATCATCACCTTCTTTCCATATAAGTGTTGGCGCGTGAAGTTTTCCATTGATTGTTGTAGCAATTGTTGGTGTTCCTGTGATATCAACAGCACTATATCCGATGCTTAAGTTAAATACTTTGCCAGATAAAATATCTCCTTTTTCAAACTCTTTTTGTACCTCTTTTGCATTAAGGTTGATACGGGTTGAGGCGAGAACAGAGGCAACAGCTAAACCTTTGACAAAAACTCTCCGTGAGATTTGATTTTTAGTTGTGCTCATGATTTATTTCCTTTTCATTGTGACTCATTTTTCTCATTTGCTCATTTGTCATACCATTGGAGTTTGAGTGATTTGTCATCTTTCCCTCATGCATATGATCACCTTGATGATCTCCACTAGCATATAAATTGCTCATAATTATAAAACTTAAACCTAAACTTATTGTAAGTATTTTTGTCATTTTATTCCTTTTTGTAAACTTCAAAAGTCATTATAATGTTTTCATGTGGAGGTAGTGTGGAAAAATTATTGCGTAAGGGAATTAATGAAAAATGTGGATATTCAAATAATCATTTTCTTTTATGGCTAGCTAGTTATTTATTTTCTATATGAGAATCCTGAGTAAAATGGAAGATCATGTAAGCGTATTATTTATGTTTTTTTGAAGGTTGAGGTTTTTTAATGATAGCAAATTTTTGAGGTTGGATAGTTATATCTGTGACTACATAAGGTGCGTGAATGATTTCAACGATTTGAGTCGCTAAGTCATCAGGATCAATCACGGTCTCTTTTTGTTTCGTGGGCTCAAAGGCTAATGTGTCAAAAAAGGGAGTTTGCGTAAGGTCGGGGTTGATATTGGTGACTCTAACTTTGGCATTTCGCAACTCTTCAAACAGACAGAGACTAAAACTTCTCAACCCTGCTTTGGTTGCAGAGTAGAGGGCTGAGAATTTGGAGTGTTTGGTTGCTTCAATAGAGGCGACATTGATGATGTGCCCTTGTGTTTTTTTGAGACTTCTAAGGCAAAGATTTGCAAGGAGAATCGGAGCTTTTAAATTGGTGTCAATCAACGTCTCTATTTTTTGGAGCGAGAGTTCTTCATGCGGTCTAAAAATTCCTAATCCGGCACAATTGACAAGAAGGTGTATCTCATGCGTTTTCAAGATTTTTGTTATATGATGCTCTAAGGCTTTCGTGTCTGTGATATCGCAAAAAATCTCCGGTCCTCTGCGACTGAGACCCAAAACATCGTAACCTTCATTTTTTAATTGATGGCTTATGGCTTTGCCGATGCCGCTACTCGCACCCGTCACAATCGCTGTTTTCATATCCATTTTCTCCGATTTAATTCAAATTTATGAATAATTATACAATAATGTTAAACAAACATTTACTTATTTTGAATATACTTGAAATATAAATTAATTGAACGAGGGTGGTTTAATGTTTTTGATGGAATTAGAATCGATAGAAAAGTTTGCATTTTTAAAAATCGCAAATTATTTAGCAAAATTAGATGGAATATTTGCAAAAAATGAAAAAGAGATTATCAAAGAGTACTGCTTGGAGATGGGAATCGATAATATCGATTTTGATGAGGAGTCCTTTAATCTAGCAGAAACACTAAAAACATTTCGTTCCAAGAAAAGTCAAAAGATTTTGTTACTTGAATTGATGATTTTAGTGCATGCAGATGATGAGTTTCAGTTTATAGAAAAAGAGTTGATTTCAAAAATCTCAACTTTTTTTGATATGAATGATGACGAAGTCAAACGATCATCGACTTGGGGCAAATCCATAGCCTCACTGAGACATCAAGCACTCGATTTTATCGCGCGAGCTTAGCTACTTTATTATTATAAGAGGTGACCATATCGTGTTCCATCTCGTCATTGCTCTCATATTCATAGCCAAAGACCGGCTTCCATAAGCTTTGGTCTTCCATGCACAAATAAAAATAGACTTTTTGGTGCCATGGCGCAAAAGCTTGATAAGCATTTTGAAACATTTCAAGTTTTGTCTCTAGGGGATAGGAAAATTTTCCGCTGGCATCAACTAGAGGCATCTGTAAAATTTTGCTTTTAAAATCTCGATTTCTCAGCTTTTTGATAACGGGTTTGATGAAGGTCAAGGTTCCAAAAGAGACCAAAGCGACTTCTTGATGGGAAAATTGTGACGTGATGGTTTCGATAGTTTCACGATACTCATTGAGGTAATTCTCATAGACGACAATCGGATGAAAATGAAATCCCACCAATACCCCTTTATCTGCAAGCGCACGTGCACTTTTGATACGATTTTCCAATGACGCGCTGAGGTGTTCTTCGTTTTTTATAATTGTTGGCGTATTGATAGACCACGTACAGAGGATATTTTTGGGAACATCATGATCCAAGAGGTATTTGATATTGTCAGATTTACTCTTGAATTCCAAAATGACATTAGGATTTTCTCTTGCAAAGTCAAACAGCGCGTCCATAATACCGGCTTTATTTCCCCAAAGCAGTGAATCAGAACTCTGTCCGGTACCAATGTGATAGTTTTTGTTGGGGTCGAGTTTGAGATTTTTCAATTTTTGTGCAAAATTTTTGTCAAAACCAATTTTATTTTCATTATAAAAAGATTGAATCGAACAATACGAACAATCAAATCCACAACTCTCCACCGCATCTAAGGTCATGAGATTGCAACATCGCGTTTTTGGGGAGGCCACAGGGCATGACCCTAGTCCAAGCTCTTCTTTCTCAAATTCTGCAAAATGGATTTTTCTGGAGAAATTATAAGGGGCTTCTTTTTCAAAATTTGCATAACTTTTTGGTTTGTTTTTAAGTGCTTCCCAAATCTGTTTGATATGGGCAAAGGCTTGTTTTCGGTTCTCTTTATCGGCCCAAATTTCATAAACACTCTTTTCATGCCACATTTCAAAATCAATACTCATATCCACCAATTGTTTCAACTCTTGAAAAGAAAACCGATAATGGTAGGCTTTGTGTCTTAAAAAATCTTGCGTTTTATCATCTAATCTTGTGAAGTGACAACGTTGACTATCTCGTTCAAATTTTTCTTTATAATTTTCCATACAAACTCTTTCTTTGGTATTGTGGTGTCTAAATAATCCGATACTACTTTAAGGATATAGATCTGATTGGAATTTAGATATTGTTGTGTGATTTCTAAAAAAGTATCTGATTCCATATCGACAAGCATGCTGCGCACTTTAGTGGCGTCATCAATAGCACTCAGATGCGATGATAAAGAGGCTTTTTTGATAAAACCCAAATCATGATTACTACAAAAAAGTGATCCAATGGGAACCTTGGTGTCACTACAGCCTGCAATACCTAGATTGATTGCTTTTTGAATTTTATAATGCTGAAATATTTCATGCAAATGTTGCGTATTTTTTCTCCCCATCCCCAAGATTGCGATAATAATATCAGAATTGGCATAGATCTTATAAGGTTTTTTTTGGATACAAGGCAACTTAAAATACTCAATCAGCGCTCTCGCTTCGCACTCAAAGGCACTATGGATTAAAACTTTTTTAGACATCTTAGAATTATAGCGATAATTTGATAAAATATTTTAAAAACGAAAGGATGGCGATGAAAGAGGCCGTGTTACGATTGGCAAGAGCAGCGATTGGCGAATCTTTGGAGGTCCCACAACATGTCAGTTTGGAAACTTTGATAGCGGACAATCCCGCGCTCAAAGAAACAGGGGCTACCTTTGTGACGCTCACATATCAGGGTGAATTAAGAGGGTGTATCGGTTCCTTGGTCGCGTATCGACCCTTGTATGAAGATATTATCTACAATGCAAGAAGTGCCGCATTTAAAGATCCTCGATTTGAGCCATTGTGCCAGGAAGAGTTAGAAGATATTGTGATTGAAGTCTCCATCTTATCACAACCCCAACATCTTGAGTATCATGATGCAGATGACTTGAAGAAAAAAATCAAAAAAAATCATGATGGCGTAGTACTACAATATGGTACGCATCATGCGACATTTCTCCCTCAGGTTTGGGAGCAATTGCCAACATTTGAGCTCTTCTTTTCATATTTATGCCAAAAGGCGGGTTTGGGGGCGGATTGTTTAGCCTCCCATCCTGAGATATCAGTCTATTCGGTACAAAAATACAAAGAATCATGATGTTGCATTATATTAACAAATGAGTGTTATAATATACCCCAATATACAAGGAGGAAATCATGAAAAAAGTTACAATCATGATGCTTTTTTTCAGTGGAGTAGTCTTTGCCGCAATGGGCCCTAATATGCAATCATTTAGTGATTTTGATACCAATCATGATGGTAGTATCACGAAAAATGAATTTGAGACGACGCAACAACAGCATATGAAACAAAGAGCCGAAGCGGGATACCCGATGCGTAATGTTGGAAATGCACCAACTTTTAGCGATATGGATCAAAATAAAGATGGTGTCGTAAATCAAGTGGAGTTTAAGAACTTTCAACAAAAACGAATGATGAACAGACCCGGTCCGATGCGAGGTAAAGCGCAATAATGCATTCTTTGTCTTGGCATATCAATCTGATATGTCAAGACCTCTTGTTGTCATTTTGTTTTTTTTCCATCTGAACGGAGCGAATCCAAAGATAATTGATAAAAAAGTAAGTTAAAATTGATAAGACAATAGCATAAAACATTGCTCCCACATAAAGGGGCACAAAAATCTCTTTTAGATTATCGCTAAACCACTGTATACTTAGCTCTACCGTACCGACTTTTGTCCCCAAGAAAAAACTTCCGGTTAAATACTCTATATAGTAGATAAAGGGCATCGTAAAGGGGTTACTAATCCAAACGGTACCGATTGCAATGGGGGCATTAAAGCGAAAAAACGGAACCATCGCGATGACCGCTACCATTTGAAATGGCATGGGAATCATACCAAAAAATACTCCAATCAAAAGCGCATTGGCCACATTTCTCCTATTGGTTGAGAGGTGTGCTCTTGGAATGTTATATTTTTCTATGAGCGCATCAATTTTTGTGTTTGAATTGTTTTTTTTAAAAATCTTTTTTACCATAATTCAGCCTATAATTATAAAATACAAAGTACAATTATAGCAGGTATAAGTTACTTTTGATAACACTATATGCAAAAAACTTTAATCTTAACTTAATGAAATATTTGATAAAATCCCACTCTTTAATAAATCTCTCAATAAAGGACATACTAATGTATGCAGTAATCAAAAATGGAGGGAAGCAATATAAAGTTCAAGAAGGAGATTATATCAATCTCGATAAGCTTGACGCTTCGCCAAAAGAGACAATCGAAGTTACCGAAGTTCTTGCAGTCAATGCAGGAGAACTTAAGGTCGGAACACCATTCGTAGATGGTGCTAAAGTAGAGCTAGAAGTCGTAACAAGCGGCAAAGATAAAAAAGTTATTACTTTCAAAAAAAGAAGAAGAAAAGATTCTAAAGTCAAAAGAGGCTTTAGACGAGAATATACTAAAGTGAAAGTTTTAAGCATCACAGCTTAATCCGAAAAAACAATACTTCGCAAAGCAACAGCTTTCGAGGGTGAATTTTCAAGTGACAGGTTCCTTGAAAAGAAGAAAGTCAATAAAAGGAAAAACTAATGGCACATAAGAAAGGTCAGGGAAGTACTCAGAATAATAGAGACTCAGCAGGAAGAAGACTAGGTGTGAAGAAATTTGGTGGTGAATTTGTTAGAGCTGGAAATATCATCATTCGACAAAGAGGGACAAAAACACATCCTGGTAGTAATGTTGGATTGGGAAATGATCACACAATCTTTGCATTGATAGACGGTTATGTAAAATTTGAAAGAAAAGATAAAATCAGAAATAAAGTCTCTGTTCTACCCGCATAATTTATAGGTGGACATCGTCCACCTCCTCTTTTTTGTATATTTAAGATGTTCTTAAGTACTATTTGTCCAAATTTATTCTAAAATACAGTTCGTTATAATTAAAAGGCTTTTAAATGTTTATAGATAATGTAGAAATTACACTAAGCTCAGGCAATGGTGGTGCAGGAAGTGTCTCTTTTCGAAGAGAAAAGCATGTCATACAAGGCGGCCCTGATGGTGGCGATGGTGGCAAAGGTGGTGATGTTTATTTTAAAGTAGATAATAATACACACACGCTGTCGCATTTTAGAAAAAAACAGCATTTAAAGGCGCAAAACGGTCAACCCGGAATGGGACGAAAAATGTATGGGAAATCGGGTGAATCTTTGGAAGTGATTGTCCCTCCTGGTACACAAATCATCGATCAAGAAAGTGGTGAGGTGTTGTATGATTTGGTTCATGATGATGAACGTGTTCTCTTCTTAGAAGGGGGCAAAGGAGGATTGGGAAATGTTCACTTCAAAAGTTCAACCAATCAAAAACCAAACTATGCCCAACCAGGCATTCCTGGTATCACCAAAGAGGTCAAATTAGAGTTGAAATTGATTGCCGATGTGGGATTGGTTGGTTTTCCTAATGTCGGAAAATCTACACTGATCTCAACCGTATCAAATGCCAGCCCTGAAGTGGCAAATTATGAATTTACAACGCTAACACCAAAACTTGGTGTCGTCGATGTCGGAGATTATCGCTCATTTGTGATGGCTGATATCCCCGGTATCATAGGTGGAGCTAGTGATGGTAAAGGTTTGGGATTGGAATTCCTCAAACATATTGAGCGTACAAAATTTTTACTTTTTATGTGTGATGTCTCTAGCTACCGTAGCTTAGAAGAGCAATATCTGACGTTGAAAAAAGAGGTGGAGAATTTTTCTTCATCACTGATGAAGCGGGAATATGCTATTGCCCTCACACGGTGTGATACGCTTGATGCTTCAAGTGTCAATGAAAAGTTATCTGAAATGATGGAATTAGTGGGTATTGATAAAAAAATCAACCAAGACGATACGGTATGCCAAAGCTTTGTCCAAGATCTTTATGATCGCGATAGTGCTTTACCTTATTTTATTATCCCGATATCGTCGGTGGCAAAAATCAATATACAACCTTTGAAATATGCACTAGCAGATATTGTTTATGAGGTCAAAAATGAAGAATAGAGTGGTCGTCAAAGTGGGAACCCATGTTTTAAGCGAGCACAACCGATTGTACAAGCCAAGAATCTTAAATTTGATAGAGTTTATTGTCGATTTGATGAAAGATTATGAAGTGATTCTTGTCTCATCCGGTGCAGTAGCGGCAGGATACTCCTTTTTGAAGATTGACAAGAGCAATCTCAATAATCGACAAGCCATCGCAGCAATCGGACAACCTCAGTTGATTGCAACTTACAACAAGCAATTAGAAAAATTTGGCAAAATAGGCGCACAGCTTTTGCTCACTGCGGGTGATTTTGATTCACGAAAAAGATCGTATTATGCTAAATGTACCATAGAGACACTGATTAAAAATAATATTCTGCCTATCATCAATGAAAACGATGCTACGGCCACAGAAGAGTTGGTTTTTGGTGACAATGACCAACTCTCCGCTAGAGTAGCACACTATTTTGATGCACAGATGCTTATTTTACTCTCAGATATCGATGGCTATTATGATACAGATCCCAATAAAAATCCTAATGCCGTGATGAAAAAAGTCGTCCGGGAGATTGAGGAGAGTGAATTGGCTGTCAATACCGCTGCAACCTATCAATTTGCAACAGGAGGTATTGTCACAAAGCTCAAAGCCGCCGATTATCTTCTGAAACGTCATCGCAAAATGTTCATCGCGAGTGGTTTTGATTTGAGTGATGTTAAGAGCTATATGTTAGATCATGTTCATCAAGGCGGTACATTATTTTCAAATGAGGAAGCGTAATATGCGTATTATTTTTATGGGGACTCCTGATTATGCAACATGTATCTTATCCAAAATACTAACCCTTCCAGATGTGTGTGTCCCTTTGGTGGTCACACAGCAAGATAAACCCGTGGGCCGAAAACAGGTTTTGACTCCTCCCCATATCAAAAAATGGTTACTTGAAAAGAACATTGAAACCAAAATCTTGCAACCACACTCTTTGCGAGAAGCTGGAGTTAAAGAGACGCTTGCCTCTGTTCATCCCGATTTGATTATCGTGGCCGCGTATGGACAAATACTCCCAAAAGAGATTTTAGACCTTGCTCCTTGTATTAATTTACATGCTTCGATTTTACCCTCATATAGAGGTGCGAGTCCTATTCAATCTTCTATATTACATCAAGACCAGTGGAGTGGTGTTACTGCGATGTTGATGGAAGAGGGCTTAGATAGCGGTGATATTTTGGCCTTACGATATGTCGCATTGGGTGAGAAAAATGTTGGTGAGTTATTTGATGCCTTAGCGACAGCAGCAGCTGATTTAACACTGCGCGTGATTGAAAATTTCCCATCAATTCAGCCCCTACCTCAAGTGAATGCAGATGCGAGTTATTGTAAAAAAATCAAAAAAAATGATGGCTTGATAGATTTCTTTGATGAGGCCAAAACGATTTATACAAAATATAAAGCGTTGACTCCATGGCCGGGGATCTTTCTAGAATCTGGACTCAAAATTAAAGCATTGGCCATAGGCGATGATAAACAGATGCATCATGATAAAGCCGGGATGATTGAGAGTATCTCTGAGGAAGCGGTGAGCGTTTTGTGTCACAAAGGATCATTAAAAATCAAAAAAGTTCAAGCACCCTCAAAAAAAGAGATTTTAGCCAGTGAATATATTAGAGGAAAAAGGCAAACAATTGGTGATTTCCTGGTTTAATACGATTGATTCGACTCATAAATATTTGGTTTCTGAAATCAAGAATAAAAATATAACAGAGCCGGTTTTGATTGGTGCTGATTTTCAAAGTGATGGCATTGGAAGTAGAGGAAATGCATGGATTGGGAAGTCTGGAAATATCTTCATCTCATTTTGTGTAAAAGAGAAACAATTACCAAAAGATTTGCCATTAGCCTCAACTTCTATCTATTTTGCTTGGCTTGCTAAAGAGGTTTTGACCCGCTATGGGTCGAAGGTGTGGATAAAGTGGCCCAATGATATTTATGTGCAGGAGAAAAAAATAGGGGGAGTGCTCACGATGAAAACGGGAGACTTTATTATTGGCTCTATGGGGATAAATGTAACCGAAGCACCTCCTGAATTTGGGGTCTTAGATGTGTTAGTGTCACCACGGGAATTTGCTAATGCATTTCTTGAGTTCCTTGATAAAAAAATAACATGGAAGAAAGTTTTTAGCAAATATAAGATAGAATATGAGAATCATAAAGAATATTTTTTTCATTTGGGTGATGAAATAAAGTCTTTAAAAGACGCAAAATTGTGCCAAGATGGTTCTATAGAGATAGAAAATAAAAGGGTGTATGGTTTAAGATGAGTGAAATAATAACGATTGCAAATCAAAAAGGCGGCGTGGGCAAAACGACAACGGCGATCAATCTGGCAGCATCTCTAGCAGTAGCAGAGAAAAAAGTGCTTCTAATAGATATTGATCCACAATCCAATGCCACAACCGGTTTAGGATTTCACAGAAGTGATTATGAGTACAATATCTATCATGTCTTAATTGATAGAAAAAAACTTTCGGATGTGATTTTAAAAACTTCACTCCCAACATTGCATTTAGCACCTTCAAATATCGGTTTGGTTGGTGTGGAAAAAGAGTTTTACGATGCAAAAACAAAGGGTAGAGAGTTAATCCTTAAAAATAAAATTGCAGAAATCAAAAATGACTATGATTATATCATCATAGATTCACCACCGGCTCTTGGTAGTATTACGATTAATGCACTCAGTGCTTCAAATTCTGTCATTATCCCAATACAGTGTGAATTTTTTGCACTAGAGGGGTTGGCGCAACTTTTAAATACGGTCAAATTGATAAAAAGAACAATCAATCCAAATCTTGAAATCAAAGGCTTTTTGCCAACGATGTACAGCAATCAAAATAACCTCTCCAAGCAGGTATTTGCTGACTTGAAACAACACTTTAAAAATAAGTTGTTTTTAGACAAAAAATCATCATCATACGTCGTGATTCCACGGAATATTAAGTTGGCTGAATCTCCAAGTTTCGGTAAGCCGATTATTTTGTATGATGTGACATCTACCGGTTCGCAGGCGTATCAAAATCTAGCCAATTCTATATTGGCGAGTTGATTTTGTTCACAAGAGAAGTGAAGGAAAGAGATAAATGAATGCAAAAAAGGCATTAGGTCGCGGATTGAGTGCGATTATAGATGATGTAGAAGAGGCATATCGTCAAGACATAGAAGATTCTATAGACGATT
This genomic window from Sulfurospirillum sp. 1612 contains:
- a CDS encoding ParA family protein, with protein sequence MSEIITIANQKGGVGKTTTAINLAASLAVAEKKVLLIDIDPQSNATTGLGFHRSDYEYNIYHVLIDRKKLSDVILKTSLPTLHLAPSNIGLVGVEKEFYDAKTKGRELILKNKIAEIKNDYDYIIIDSPPALGSITINALSASNSVIIPIQCEFFALEGLAQLLNTVKLIKRTINPNLEIKGFLPTMYSNQNNLSKQVFADLKQHFKNKLFLDKKSSSYVVIPRNIKLAESPSFGKPIILYDVTSTGSQAYQNLANSILAS
- the fmt gene encoding methionyl-tRNA formyltransferase; translated protein: MRIIFMGTPDYATCILSKILTLPDVCVPLVVTQQDKPVGRKQVLTPPHIKKWLLEKNIETKILQPHSLREAGVKETLASVHPDLIIVAAYGQILPKEILDLAPCINLHASILPSYRGASPIQSSILHQDQWSGVTAMLMEEGLDSGDILALRYVALGEKNVGELFDALATAAADLTLRVIENFPSIQPLPQVNADASYCKKIKKNDGLIDFFDEAKTIYTKYKALTPWPGIFLESGLKIKALAIGDDKQMHHDKAGMIESISEEAVSVLCHKGSLKIKKVQAPSKKEILASEYIRGKRQTIGDFLV
- the proB gene encoding glutamate 5-kinase; this encodes MKNRVVVKVGTHVLSEHNRLYKPRILNLIEFIVDLMKDYEVILVSSGAVAAGYSFLKIDKSNLNNRQAIAAIGQPQLIATYNKQLEKFGKIGAQLLLTAGDFDSRKRSYYAKCTIETLIKNNILPIINENDATATEELVFGDNDQLSARVAHYFDAQMLILLSDIDGYYDTDPNKNPNAVMKKVVREIEESELAVNTAATYQFATGGIVTKLKAADYLLKRHRKMFIASGFDLSDVKSYMLDHVHQGGTLFSNEEA
- the obgE gene encoding GTPase ObgE, with the translated sequence MFIDNVEITLSSGNGGAGSVSFRREKHVIQGGPDGGDGGKGGDVYFKVDNNTHTLSHFRKKQHLKAQNGQPGMGRKMYGKSGESLEVIVPPGTQIIDQESGEVLYDLVHDDERVLFLEGGKGGLGNVHFKSSTNQKPNYAQPGIPGITKEVKLELKLIADVGLVGFPNVGKSTLISTVSNASPEVANYEFTTLTPKLGVVDVGDYRSFVMADIPGIIGGASDGKGLGLEFLKHIERTKFLLFMCDVSSYRSLEEQYLTLKKEVENFSSSLMKREYAIALTRCDTLDASSVNEKLSEMMELVGIDKKINQDDTVCQSFVQDLYDRDSALPYFIIPISSVAKINIQPLKYALADIVYEVKNEE
- a CDS encoding biotin--[acetyl-CoA-carboxylase] ligase; translation: MNILEEKGKQLVISWFNTIDSTHKYLVSEIKNKNITEPVLIGADFQSDGIGSRGNAWIGKSGNIFISFCVKEKQLPKDLPLASTSIYFAWLAKEVLTRYGSKVWIKWPNDIYVQEKKIGGVLTMKTGDFIIGSMGINVTEAPPEFGVLDVLVSPREFANAFLEFLDKKITWKKVFSKYKIEYENHKEYFFHLGDEIKSLKDAKLCQDGSIEIENKRVYGLR